Proteins from a genomic interval of Zingiber officinale cultivar Zhangliang chromosome 1B, Zo_v1.1, whole genome shotgun sequence:
- the LOC121974455 gene encoding protein EMBRYO DEFECTIVE 514-like has translation MAEEVSEKPQLIEGDEIAAEGMAAESEGLKKREREEVDKEDSDSKKHKVEESLEEGDNDGLDGKEEAGVDMEVGRNEEESEAAGATVGPKVFGSSVEMFEYFLKLLRSWSTNLNLNKYEHLVLLDLLKKGHPDPAKKIGVGIEAFQVRFHPTWKSRCFFVVHVDGSTDDFSFRKCVDKILPLPDNMKADSSSGHSFGSFGDRNGSRGGRRGGRGHGRRGGGFRR, from the exons ATGGCGGAAGAGGTCTCCGAGAAGCCCCAGTTGATCGAGGGCGACGAGATCGCGGCCGAAGGGATGGCGGCGGAGTCCGAAGGCCTAAAGAAACGGGAAAGAGAGGAGGTGGACAAGGAGGATAGTGATTCGAAGAAGCATAAGGTTGAGGAATCATTAGAAGAAGGCGATAACGATGGACTGGACGGAAAGGAGGAAGCCGGAGTAGATATGGAGGTGGGAAGAAACGAAGAGGAGAGCGAAGCGGCTGGAGCAACTGTCGGACCGAAGGTATTTGGATCGTCAGTCGAGATGTTCGAATACTTCCTGAAACTTCTCCGTTCTTGGTCGACCAATCTGAATCTCAACAAG TATGAGCATCTGGTATTATTGGACTTGCTGAAGAAAGGGCACCCTGATCCTGCAAAGAAGATCGGAGTAGGCATCGAGGCGTTCCAGGTTCGCTTCCACCCGACATGGAAAAGTCGATGCTTCTTCGTTGTTCACGTCGATGGAAGTACTGACGATTTTAGCTTCCGCAAATGTGTCGATAAGATACTGCCATTGCCCGATAACATGAAAGCTGATTCGTCGTCTGGTCACTCCTTCGGCTCCTTCGGCGACAGAAACGGGAGCCGAGGTGGTAGAAGAGGCGGTCGAGGCCACGGAAGGAGAGGCGGCGGCTTCAGGAGATAG